The Persephonella hydrogeniphila region CTATGCTGGTAGTCTTACCACTCTTGTTATCTTTCACTGTTTTCGATACAACATCAAACTCCGTCCATCTCTTCCCGTTATTCAGCAGCTTTTCAAATGTTTTTTCTGGAGCTACAGCGTTTAGCCATGGATTATCATTTGATGGAAATCTCAACCAGTCTATCTGATTCTGCCAGTCCCCTGCATTATCTACAGGAGTATTGCCTCCGTTATGGCACACATAACATGGGTTTGCAAAAGCCTCTCCTGTCTTCAGTTTTCCTGTATCTGTGTAACACTCAAGAGGAATGTAGGCTGTTGGATTTTTGTACTTTGTAAACCAGGGAAACCCTGCAACAATCTTTGGAGAGTCATCTTTTTGGGAGTCGTACTCTCCAATAGGGTCAGAAATGTCTGTTCCTCCAATATTGCAACCAACAAAAAATGGCAAAGAAAATATCAAGAACACAAACCCTCTACCCATCTTCACCCTCCTTATCAAATCTGTAGAAACTACACTCCTCCCGGTCTTTACATCTCAAACAATGATCTAAAACCTTTTTAAAACTGCTTATACTGCTTTGATGGCATAGAAATAGGGGTATTCCCCTCTCTTTAGAAACCTTTTTTGCGACTTTTGCTGAGTTATGGTTTATATACTCTCATGACGACCCCCTTAGAATATAAATCCAACTCCCAGCTCAAAAATATCAGACTCGTTATAAGCTTTGTTATCCCTGAACTGGTAATCTGCCTTTAACACAACATTTGGATGTGGCTTAAAGTTCAAACCTACAGTCCATATAGTTTTGTCATACTGGTCGTCTTTTGGAAATCCTGCAGGAACTTTCTCCTGTGTGTTGTATCTTTCGTATCTGACAAAAAGAGGCAGAGAGAAAGAGCTGTCCTTTTTTATAAAAGGCATTATATCGTAAGCTGTATTCAGATAGTAACCATATACCTCTTTTCCTACAGTCTGTCCAACAGCAAGGGATATCCTGTCTGCATCAGACAAAAATCCCTTTACATACAAACCTGTAATTTCCAGCTGTTTATATGAGTATCTAAAATGGAAATCAAAAAGAGAAACTCTTCCATCAAAACCATCACCCTGACCTGAATTTCCTGTATAACCAGATATACCAATCATAAGACCATCCATACCTGTATAATCTACCCTGCCTACAACGGCAAAATCTTCAGCGTAAGCCTTTGCACCACCCTGTTTACCACCTTTCACCCAGCTTTCTGAAGAAAAACCGTTATAATCAAATCCGTTTACTACCCCGATACTATAGTTCCAGTCCTCAAGATTACTGAAAACAAGTACTCCATTCTCATTCCATGTAGTCGGTATTATCTTTGTTTCAACCTCAGGTCTATTAACAGAGTTGAAGAATATAGGCTCATGTAAAAGGTTTGTGATACCTACAGGGATCAGATAACTTCCTACCCTCAGATTAATCCATTTATTAAAAAGAAAATCTATGTAGGCAAACTCAATCTTTACTTCTCCACCTCTGTCCGGATTGGCACCGTGCTCAAACTCAATCTCAGAGTTCAGTATTATCCAGTCTGTAAATTTGTATCCTATATAGGGAATAAATCTGTATATGTCTGTAATATCTTTTCTTGAAGATTTTTCAAAATTCTGGTAGATGATCTCACCATAACCGCCTATAGAAAGACCTCCAGGGGTAAAGTAAACCTTTGATGCTGCATATCCCATTCCAGAAAACTGTTTCTGCCCCAGTTCTGGTATTGCTACCTGCTGTTTCAGGTCTGCAATTTCCTCTATAAGCTGCTGATTCTGTTCTTCAAGGCTTTTTAGCCTTTTTTCTATCTCCTTAAGATCTGTTGCAAAAGATACAGAAAAAACGCCTGTTATCAGGGCAAAAGAGATTATCTTTCTCATCTTCTCCTCTCCTTTGAAATTGAGATTTATTTTCATTTAAAATAACAGAGAAAGAAACAAAATTTTTATGACTTTTTGGTTTTTTTATCATATTTATAAAAACCAAAATAAAATAGATTTTAAACAGGAGGAAATGATGCATATACTGATTTTTTTACTTATCTTCAGCTTTTCATACGGTGGACTTCTGATAAAACCTGAAGAAGCTATTAAAAAAATCTTTCCTGATTACAGCTTTGAGAAAAAAAGTTTCATGATAGACAGAAAGACAAAATCACTGATACAAAAAAAGTTCAGAACCAAGCTAAAAAGCTCAATATTCAGGGTTTATCTGATAAAAAAAGGAAGCGAAATAAAAGCTTACGGCTTATTACACTCCCATAGAGTAAGAACAAAAAAAGAGACCATTCTGATAGTCATGGACAAAAACTGTAGTGTATTAGACATTGAAGTAATAGCATTCTACGAACCTCCAGAGTATATACCTCCTGAAAAATGGATAAAAAATCTAAAAGGAAAAAATCCTGAAACTCCTCCTGTTATAAAAAAGAACATCCCCAATATAACTGGAGCTACT contains the following coding sequences:
- a CDS encoding FMN-binding protein, giving the protein MHILIFLLIFSFSYGGLLIKPEEAIKKIFPDYSFEKKSFMIDRKTKSLIQKKFRTKLKSSIFRVYLIKKGSEIKAYGLLHSHRVRTKKETILIVMDKNCSVLDIEVIAFYEPPEYIPPEKWIKNLKGKNPETPPVIKKNIPNITGATLSSRAIADATRQAIGICEFYLKERFR
- a CDS encoding porin codes for the protein MRKIISFALITGVFSVSFATDLKEIEKRLKSLEEQNQQLIEEIADLKQQVAIPELGQKQFSGMGYAASKVYFTPGGLSIGGYGEIIYQNFEKSSRKDITDIYRFIPYIGYKFTDWIILNSEIEFEHGANPDRGGEVKIEFAYIDFLFNKWINLRVGSYLIPVGITNLLHEPIFFNSVNRPEVETKIIPTTWNENGVLVFSNLEDWNYSIGVVNGFDYNGFSSESWVKGGKQGGAKAYAEDFAVVGRVDYTGMDGLMIGISGYTGNSGQGDGFDGRVSLFDFHFRYSYKQLEITGLYVKGFLSDADRISLAVGQTVGKEVYGYYLNTAYDIMPFIKKDSSFSLPLFVRYERYNTQEKVPAGFPKDDQYDKTIWTVGLNFKPHPNVVLKADYQFRDNKAYNESDIFELGVGFIF